In the genome of Bacillus marinisedimentorum, the window ACGTAAACTGCCTGAGGTGTTTTCCCGGAAACGAATCCAAACGTTCCGCCTTCCATGAGTTTAAATACCGCCGTGTTTTCTTCCTGAAGCAGTATCTCGACTGTCAGCGGCCCAAGGTACTTATCAACGAGGCCCAGCGGTGCGATGCCCGAAAACGGAACCAGGGTATATAGTAAAGCCTTGTCTTTCGCAAGGCTGACTCTTTTCTCCTCATCAAACTCAATCAATTCGGCTTCTTTTGTGAAGAAGTTGAATAAAGCGTACGTACCGCTCTCAAGGTGCGGAATATCAGCAGGTTTAAAGCTGCCCGCACACGTATCCCCTTCTTCATCAATGTTAAAGAGCGCCAGTGCTGCCGCTTCACCAAGTTTATTCCAAACTTTGATCGGCACTTTGTCTTTATTGGGGTTGACAAACAGCATATCAGCTGTCGGCAATCCCGGCTGATCGGCGCGGAGCACCCGGCCATCTTTCAAAATAAGCGGCCATACCTTATCCGGGTCCGTTGCGCCGATCCGGTCACTGAAATATACCGGTCCGCCGCTCACCGCCCTCAGGACAGCATTCGGTACGTCTTCATCGTGGTTCGTCCAGAACATATCCCAATCGCCCCAGTAAAACTGACTATGGAACAAGCTGTTATATGCATTTTGCAGCGCATGCTCTTTAAAGCTGATCTCTTTTCCCGGCACAAAATCATCACTATTCCGGGACACACCCGACACCGGCCGGTACCATATATTTTCGGAAGCCATACCCATACAATTGATCATCGCATGGCGAAAGTGGTTTCCTGCTGCCGCTTCAATTGCCGTATGGGTCCCATACGCACTTTTCCCGGCCGGAAAATGGTGACGGAAAAAGTTATTGACCGCACTCTGGCTGTCCACTTTCACAAAATCGACGCCCGCATTCCTTAGTGTTTCATAAAAATGGTTCCAAAAGCCAAACCCGGCCGGTCCGTCTGGTGCCGGCAGCAGCTTGCCGTTATTGGTCTTGTACAGGTGCTTCTTTAAATCCGAGGCCAGCTCGCTGTCCGGGCTGATGCCTCCCCAATACCCAAACAGCGTATGCCATACCCCGACCCAGTTTACATCATGCTCTGTTTTCAAGCGGTTGACGGCGGCAGACAGGCCCTCCGGGAATTTACGCTCATCCGCCTGAAAAGACCGTAATGTTTTATTATCTGTATCCTGCCATCCGTCATCGATCATCACCCATTTTACCGGAAGGCCGTGCCGGTTCAACTCAGCCATTTTCTCCAGGAGCTTCGTTTCGCTCACTTCATGATAAAAAGCATCCCAGCTGCACCAGCCCAGATATTCGAAAACTTCGGGATAATTGCGTTCATCCCTTTTGCGGACCGGCACATCCAGATGGCCGCTGACCATATCAGTCGCTTCTGTCACCAGACGAAACGGATCTTCACCGGAAACTAGAGCAAACACGAACGAATCAAGTTTATCGCACCCCTCCGTATAAGGGGAAAGATGCATCATCAATCCCGTACCGCCGCCCGACAATTCCGCCTTGCAGTCCATCGTTACAGCCGGAACCAAATAAGTGTACAGCCCATTTTCCCGCCATAGAACCGATTGGGTCCGTTCAGGCAAATCGGTAAACGACGATGAAAATACCGGCCGTGTCCACCAATCATTGAAGTGGTAAAAAGCAAGAAGGCTTTCCGGCTGGAAAACCTCACTAATCTCAATTGTTACCGCATCAACAGAAGCGAAAGATTTCTGCGAGAAAAACACCTCTTCCTGTTCAATGGCCGCCTCAATCCATCCCGTAACGGAACGTGCAGAGATTTGGAGCTTCACTTTTACGAGGATTCCCGCCTCATCATCTATACAA includes:
- a CDS encoding Sip1-related alpha-galactosidase, with the translated sequence MTYPALYSLDKHNVKNQIKVNVKLDDGKVFSLPASKITGESSGDTILHCIDDEAGILVKVKLQISARSVTGWIEAAIEQEEVFFSQKSFASVDAVTIEISEVFQPESLLAFYHFNDWWTRPVFSSSFTDLPERTQSVLWRENGLYTYLVPAVTMDCKAELSGGGTGLMMHLSPYTEGCDKLDSFVFALVSGEDPFRLVTEATDMVSGHLDVPVRKRDERNYPEVFEYLGWCSWDAFYHEVSETKLLEKMAELNRHGLPVKWVMIDDGWQDTDNKTLRSFQADERKFPEGLSAAVNRLKTEHDVNWVGVWHTLFGYWGGISPDSELASDLKKHLYKTNNGKLLPAPDGPAGFGFWNHFYETLRNAGVDFVKVDSQSAVNNFFRHHFPAGKSAYGTHTAIEAAAGNHFRHAMINCMGMASENIWYRPVSGVSRNSDDFVPGKEISFKEHALQNAYNSLFHSQFYWGDWDMFWTNHDEDVPNAVLRAVSGGPVYFSDRIGATDPDKVWPLILKDGRVLRADQPGLPTADMLFVNPNKDKVPIKVWNKLGEAAALALFNIDEEGDTCAGSFKPADIPHLESGTYALFNFFTKEAELIEFDEEKRVSLAKDKALLYTLVPFSGIAPLGLVDKYLGPLTVEILLQEENTAVFKLMEGGTFGFVSGKTPQAVYVNGMETEAAKQEGKYYEVDCSGIDTELIITIEY